The genomic DNA GGCGAGCGCGTAAGTCGCAAGTATCACCAGCACGGGAAGCATCAGGCATGAAATCCTCATACAGAGACGCAGCACTCGCGGTGGCAGATCAGACCCTGGGCCGCCCTTGAAGACGGCGTTCACGAAGACTATTTTCAGCGCCGCGACGCCGAGCAGGATCCACGTAGCAGACCGCGTGGCCCATAGCAATCCGAGTCCGGTGAGCGGCAGCGATGCGAGGAATCCGCCAACGATCACAACGAGGACCAGCAGCAGCCACGAGAGTAGCGACAGCACAAGCGTGCGCGAACCCCGGATGATGTCTGGCCTCACATCGGTGATGTGCAGGGCCGACGCAAACGCCATCGCGCTCACGGGAATGTTGAACCACGATTCGCGCAGAAGTTGCTGGAGGAAAGTCAGCTTCAGCAACGCGAAGAGCGCCGCCCCCAACCAGAGCACAAGAAAGAGCGCACATACGAACAACCCGGACAGCCAGACCTGGAGCCCAAGTTTCCAGCTGAATTCGAAGTACGACTCGTAGGGGGCAAACCACGACCTTGCCGCCTCGCCGGAGAGAACGAGGCAATAAGCGATGAACACGATCACGCCGCTATAGAAGGTCACTGCCATTGAAGGCAACGAAACCCCGACGCGGCCGAATGATTGCATTCCGACAATGTCAGCACCTGCCGATCGCCACGCGTCGTGACAGCCAAGCACTGCCACGACTGCGGCGAACACGGTGGCCCACATCGCGAGCCTGGCTCCCCTCATTCGTCGCAGGCCCACGATAAACGCCGTTGGGATGAATAGGGTAACGAGAAGCAGCGGAAAGAATAGAAGCGGGATAGTTGTGATGCCGCTGCGATTATGCGCAGCGTTCATGAGCAGATACAGCACTAATCCCTGAAAAATGCCGGTGAGGAGCCGCGGCGCGAAGAGATCTCGACCTTGAGCAGCCTGCGGTGTCTCCTGCTGATTGTTTTCCATCTCCAACCCGCTTTCCCGATTATGTTTTTTCTCATTCGCGCCTGCCTGACCGCCCCCTGCGGGCGGGGCAAACGCCGTGTTCGAGTTCAAAGCCATTATATGCGACCGATTCTGGCCACAGTGTCCAGGCGTCGATGGGCACACGCGTCATTTCGACGATCAGGATGTTGCGATCGACTGACCGCTTCTGGGCCGACTGCCGCCCGATACGGTCGGCTGAAGTCGGCCCTCAGCCGCCACCCGCTTCGAGCATCGTGCCGACATCGACAAATCGACGACACGGCGCGTGGACTCACCGTGCGCGGCGCCATGCATATCAAAAAGACGCGCACGCATCGGTCAGCACGAGGCCGACTGCCTGTTGACGGAACCGCTTGATGTACTCGCGGCGAATCTCGCCGAGACGATCTAGCGTGTCCTGCGTGCCGGTCGCGACGATATTCACGACGAAGCCATCTTCGCGCACGACATGACGCGTGTCCCGGTCCAGCCATTGACCCTGTGTGCGCCACGTGGTGAAGCCGCCGGGAAACCTTGGTGTCACGACGTCCGCAA from Paraburkholderia terrae includes the following:
- a CDS encoding DUF4153 domain-containing protein → MALNSNTAFAPPAGGGQAGANEKKHNRESGLEMENNQQETPQAAQGRDLFAPRLLTGIFQGLVLYLLMNAAHNRSGITTIPLLFFPLLLVTLFIPTAFIVGLRRMRGARLAMWATVFAAVVAVLGCHDAWRSAGADIVGMQSFGRVGVSLPSMAVTFYSGVIVFIAYCLVLSGEAARSWFAPYESYFEFSWKLGLQVWLSGLFVCALFLVLWLGAALFALLKLTFLQQLLRESWFNIPVSAMAFASALHITDVRPDIIRGSRTLVLSLLSWLLLVLVVIVGGFLASLPLTGLGLLWATRSATWILLGVAALKIVFVNAVFKGGPGSDLPPRVLRLCMRISCLMLPVLVILATYALALRIKQYGLTPHRILACAGTFVAYFYAIGYAWAALARTDTLAKIAPVNVIAAWVSVAVLVAVFTPLADPARLSVDNQVDRLLAGKVEPEKFDYNFLRYRSARYGLQALARLQGETKAPNAATVRELSAQAARQPGQGILGATRPDAAMLALNIVSRTPGQPVPASFLSTDWKRVTQNWMLPACLNVASVKCDAYLVDLTGDHKSNVVLFPNSGSIGFVFDQASDGAWQLVGKFSIAPNCVALRDALAKGTFQLVEPRLRDIQVNGERIEVETTPAPDAACSR